In Opitutaceae bacterium, the sequence GCAGATAACGACCTTTATGCCCTGTTTACTCATGCCTTTTGGCCTATTATGACTATATGCGGATAGGGCAGTAGCGAATTCATCCGGAAGCCGAAAACGTTGTGAAATCCTGCGGTTCTTAGCTGTTCTTTACGGCTGGGCAGGTCAAAATAGCTGAAGGAGTCTTTGGGCGCGACAGCTAAGTCAAGGAGGTATGTGAACAACCACTTCATCCTCGGTCGGGTGCTTATCTCTTTACAGATCAGTTTTGCACCTGGCCGTAGGCTGCTGAAAGCGGTTGTCATTAGGTTATCGGATGCAGCTTTAGGCAGGTGATGGAAAAGATCGATCGCTACGCACGCGTCAAACGCTGACGCGAAAGTAGGACTGCGCAGGTCCTGGCAAGCGAAGTGCGCATTGCCAATGTTGAGCGCAACGCGTGCCTTTTCGGCTTGGCGCACTCGTTCAGGTTCGAGCTCGAACCCAGAAATCCTAATATCGGGTCGCATCGCGGCTAGGACCAATGTGAACATGCCTATCCCTGAGCCCACTTCCAGTACGTCGCTCCCGGGGGGCAGAAGGTCTGCCGCTAAGCGGAAAAACTCCGCCGGAATCAAGCGGCGACGTATACTGGCGTACACACTCAATCGACCTTCGTACTGTCGAGATATCCGTTTTAGTAGTTCATGGATTTGCGTGTCATCAAACTGCTGCTTTTCTTCCAAGTGGAGTGGCATGATTTAAAGGCGCGGATGGCCGGATGATGCTTTCCGTGCAATTTTTCTGTCAAGGGATATCCTAGGCTTGTACGCTAAGCTCCGGGACATCTAGGTCGAGTGCGCAAACCTGTTAATGACGGGGGATGTGGTCCCCATTGGTTGGACGCTGATGCGGGTTTCAGGCTGCGCGCCATGGTGTTTCAACTATGGCACTGCCGAATCAACTACCTTTGCCGTCCATCGGTAAACTGATCTGTTTTGGGAGCACCAACTGCACTTCGGCTATTTAGCGGATAATCGACTCGACACGACACGTCCGTAGCGTCTCGTTCATCCCCTGAATTGGCCGACAGCCACCAACATCTTCAGTCCAAACGCTGCCTCCTCGTCAGCTATTGTGAGATAGGGGTGAACAGCTCCGAGCACGTAAAGGCCTTCGCACGGTCGTTGACGCGTCAGGGCTGGGATGCCCGTGTCGCATTTCTGGCCAGCCAGAAACTTCCTGCGCAGTTCCGCTTCTTTCGGTTTGAGCATGACACATTGACGTCGTGCGGAGCACCTGAGCCCTTTGCGGTGGTCCACCTTTGGACCCCCCGAGAGGCTATCTGGGACTTTATCAAAACGCATCGATCCTTGTTTGGCGGTGCAGTACTGGTTCATTTGGAAGACGACGAAGACGAGGTTCTCTCCGCCTTGTCTGGCGGCCGAGTTAAGCCTTCGCTGACACTCACGGAATGGGAACTTCAGCGCCGTGGCATGGCCCGCTGGTCGCACCCCTTTTGGTCCCGCTGCCTATGCGCCCAGGTCGACGGGGTCACCTTGCTTAGCCCCAGCCTCAAGCACTTCGTGCCCAAAGGCGTTCCTTCCCTTGCCTTGCTTCCACCGGTGGGACGGCGCGAGGACGATGAAACTCTCCAAGCTAGATCTTACGTTCGAGGCCAGATACTTTTCTCGGGAACGGTGAACGAGGCCGTTGAGAAGGATTTCCTGGTACTCGCGGAGGCCGTCGGTCGTTTGGTTCGCTCCGGGTTCGAGGCCACTTTGGTGCGCAGCGGTGCAAATGGCCCAAGAGCGGATCGAATCTTGAGAGCGGCCAGACGGTCGGCGGTGAACTTTCGCGACCTCGGTTATTTGCCTGAGACGGAGTTGCCAGTACTCATTGCTCGGTCAGCCATCCTTGTTCAGCCGGGGTTACCGACCCGCTTCAATCGAGGACGTTTTCCCGCGAAACTACTTCCCTATCTGCGAAGCGGCCGCCCTATCGTACTTCCAGCAATCTACCGCTGGATTGGTCTGGTCGACGGTGAGAACTGCCTTCTGCTCGTCCGTGGGACGGTGGAGGAAGTCGAAGAAAAACTAAGACGATTGCTCGACGATCCCGCCGGTGCGGATGCCCTCGGCGACCGGGGGCGGCAGCTTGGAGAAGAGCTGTTTTCAGAGGCGACGGTCGGAGAAACCCTCGCTCGATTCTACGAACAGGTGCTCGCGTGCAAGCCGCGCGGAACCTCGTTGAACGTGCCCGATGCACGGTCGCTTCTCGCGTGGAAAACGGCTGCGGATACAATCGGGTTGCCGCGTTCCCTCCGCGTCACCGCCTCAATCTTCGCTTCGAATCTGGATCCGTTACAACGATCATTGGGCTCCTTGCTGATAAAGCCAGGCCCGCTCGTTTCCGTCATAGTTCCCTGCTTTAATCACAAGCCCTATCTCAAGCGGCGACTGGCGAGCGTATCGGCACAAACGTACCGAAACATCGAGGTGATTCTG encodes:
- a CDS encoding class I SAM-dependent methyltransferase, yielding MPLHLEEKQQFDDTQIHELLKRISRQYEGRLSVYASIRRRLIPAEFFRLAADLLPPGSDVLEVGSGIGMFTLVLAAMRPDIRISGFELEPERVRQAEKARVALNIGNAHFACQDLRSPTFASAFDACVAIDLFHHLPKAASDNLMTTAFSSLRPGAKLICKEISTRPRMKWLFTYLLDLAVAPKDSFSYFDLPSRKEQLRTAGFHNVFGFRMNSLLPYPHIVIIGQKA